A DNA window from Insulibacter thermoxylanivorax contains the following coding sequences:
- the rpsU gene encoding 30S ribosomal protein S21: MSETKVRKNETIDSALRRFKRTLARDGVLAEVRKRKHYEKPSVRRKKKSEAARKRRY; encoded by the coding sequence GTGTCTGAAACAAAAGTTCGCAAGAATGAGACGATAGATTCTGCACTTCGCCGCTTCAAACGAACGCTTGCTAGAGACGGTGTTTTGGCCGAAGTTAGAAAACGCAAGCATTATGAGAAACCCAGCGTTCGACGCAAGAAGAAATCTGAGGCTGCACGCAAGAGAAGATATTGA
- a CDS encoding histidine triad nucleotide-binding protein: MSDCIFCKIAAGEMPSNKVLETENVLVFHDIAPAAKVHVLVIPKKHIASLNDITEEDASLMGEVLLAAKQAAETLGIADSGYRVINNIGSDGGQVVHHIHFHVLGGEKLGALVGNS, translated from the coding sequence ATGAGTGATTGCATTTTCTGTAAGATCGCAGCAGGCGAGATGCCGTCCAACAAGGTGTTAGAGACGGAGAACGTGCTGGTATTCCATGATATTGCACCCGCTGCGAAGGTGCACGTCCTCGTCATTCCGAAGAAGCATATCGCCAGCCTGAACGACATCACCGAAGAAGATGCATCCCTCATGGGAGAAGTGCTCTTAGCAGCCAAGCAAGCGGCTGAGACCCTGGGCATTGCAGACTCCGGATATAGAGTGATTAACAACATCGGTTCCGACGGCGGACAAGTCGTTCATCATATCCATTTCCACGTGCTCGGCGGGGAGAAACTGGGTGCGCTCGTCGGCAACAGTTGA